A single region of the Ursus arctos isolate Adak ecotype North America unplaced genomic scaffold, UrsArc2.0 scaffold_10, whole genome shotgun sequence genome encodes:
- the ZIC2 gene encoding zinc finger protein ZIC 2 isoform X1, with the protein MLLDAGPQFPAIGVGSFARHHHHSAAAAAAAAAEMQDRELSLAAAQNGFVDSAAAHMGAFKLNPGAHELSPGQSSAFTSQGPGAYPGSAAAAAAAAALGPHAAHVGSYSGPPFNSTRDFLFRSRGFGDSAPGGGQHGLFGPGAGGLHHAHSDAQGHLLFPGLPEQHGPHGSQNVLNGQMRLGLPGEVFGRSEQYRQVASPRTDPYSAAQLHNQYGPMNMNMGMNMAAAAAHHHHHHHHPGAFFRYMRQQCIKQELICKWIDPEQLSNPKKSCNKTFSTMHELVTHVSVEHVGGPEQSNHVCFWEECPREGKPFKAKYKLVNHIRVHTGEKPFPCPFPGCGKVFARSENLKIHKRTHTGEKPFQCEFEGCDRRFANSSDRKKHMHVHTSDKPYLCKMCDKSYTHPSSLRKHMKVHESSPQGSESSPAASSGYESSTPPGLVSPSAEPQSSSNLSPAAAAAAAAAAAAAAVSAVHRGGGSGGGGAGGGSGGGSGGGGGGAGGGGGGSSGGGSGTAGGHSGLSSNFNEWYV; encoded by the exons ATGCTCCTGGACGCGGGGCCGCAGTTCCCGGCCATCGGGGTGGGCAGCTTCGCGCGCCACCATCACCACtcggccgcggcggcggcggcggcggctgccgAGATGCAGGACCGCGAACTGAGCCTGGCCGCGGCGCAGAACGGCTTCGTGGACTCGGCGGCCGCGCACATGGGCGCCTTCAAGCTCAACCCAGGCGCGCACGAGCTGTCCCCCGGCCAGAGCTCGGCGTTCACGTCGCAGGGCCCCGGCGCCTACCCCGGCTCTGCGGCGGctgccgccgcagccgccgcgcTTGGGCCCCATGCCGCGCACGTCGGCTCCTACTCTGGGCCGCCTTTCAACTCCACCCGGGACTTCCTGTTCCGCAGCCGCGGCTTCGGGGACTCGGCGCCGGGCGGCGGGCAGCACGGGCTGTTTGGGCCAGGAGCGGGCGGCCTGCACCATGCGCACTCGGACGCGCAGGGCCACCTCCTCTTCCCCGGCCTCCCGGAGCAGCACGGGCCGCACGGCTCGCAGAATGTGCTCAACGGGCAGATGCGCCTGGGGCTGCCCGGCGAGGTGTTCGGGCGCTCGGAGCAGTACCGCCAGGTGGCCAGCCCGCGGACCGACCCCTACTCGGCGGCGCAGCTCCACAACCAGTACGGTCCCATGAATATGAACATGGGTATGAACATGGCAGCGGCCGcggcccaccaccaccaccaccaccaccaccctggtGCCTTTTTCCGCTACATGCGGCAGCAGTGCATCAAGCAGGAGCTCATCTGCAAGTGGATCGACCCCGAGCAGCTGAGCAACCCCAAGAAGAGCTGCAACAAAACTTTCAGCACCATGCACGAGCTGGTGACCCACGTTTCCGTGGAGCACGTTGGCGGCCCGGAGCAGAGCAACCACGTCTGCTTCTGGGAGGAGTGTCCGCGCGAGGGCAAACCCTTCAAGGCCAAATACAAACTGGTCAACCACATCCGCGTGCACACAGGCGAGaaacccttcccctgccccttcccggGCTGCGGCAAGGTCTTCGCGCGCTCCGAGAACCTCAAGATCCACAAAAGGACCCACACAG GGGAGAAGCCCTTCCAGTGTGAGTTCGAGGGCTGCGACCGGCGCTTCGCGAACAGCAGCGACAGGAAGAAGCACATGCACGTCCACACCTCCGATAAGCCCTATCTGTGCAAGATGTGCGACAAGTCTTACACGCACCCCAGCTCACTGCGGAAACACATGAAG GTCCATGAGTCCTCCCCGCAGGGCTCGGAGTCCTCCCCGGCCGCCAGCTCGGGCTACGAGTCGTCCACTCCGCCGGGGCTGGTGTCCCCCAGCGCCGAGCCCCAGAGCAGCTCTAACCTCTCcccggcggcagcggcggcggcggcggcggcagcggcggcggcggccgtgTCCGCGGTGCACCGGGGCGGAGGctcgggcggcggcggcgcgggcggcggctCCGGCGGAGgcagcggcgggggcggcggcggggcgggcggcgggggcggcggcagCTCTGGAGGGGGCAGCGGGACGGCCGGGGGCCACAGCGGCCTCTCCTCCAACTTCAATGAATGGTACGTGTGA
- the ZIC5 gene encoding LOW QUALITY PROTEIN: zinc finger protein ZIC 5 (The sequence of the model RefSeq protein was modified relative to this genomic sequence to represent the inferred CDS: deleted 1 base in 1 codon): MEPPLSKRNPPALRLADLATAQARPLQNMTGFPALASPPAHSQLRATATHLRPRDLSADPGVAITPLGPEHMAQASALGLSPPSQALPAQPEAPAAAARAAASVAHPGACTYPGGGGSSRAQPSAPPPPAPPLPPSPSPPPPSPPPPSALSGYTTTDSGGGGSSGKGHSRDFVLRRDLSATAPAAAMHGVPLGGEQRSGTGSPQHSAPPPHSAGMFISASGTYAGPDGSGGGGPALFPALHDAPGTPGGHPHPLNGQMRLGLAAAAAAAAAELYGRTEPPFAPRSGDAHYGAVAAAAAAALHGYGAVNLNLNLAAAAAAAAAGPGPHLQHHAPPPAPPPPPPAPAQHPHQHHPHLPGAAGAFLRYMRQPIKQELICKWIDPEELAGPPPPPPPPPPPAGGAKPCSKTFGTMHELVNHVTVEHVGGPEQSNHVCFWEDCPREGKPFKAKYKLINHIRVHTGEKPFPCPFPGCGKVFARSENLKIHKRTHTGEKPFKCEFDGCDRKFANSSDRKKHSHVHTSDKPYYCKIRGCDKSYTHPSSLRKHMKIHCKSPPPSPGALGYSSVGTPVGAPLSPVLDPTRSRSSTLSPQVTNLNEWYVCQASGAPSHLHTPSSNGTTSESEDEEMYGNSEAARTIH; encoded by the exons ATGGAGCCCCCCTTGAGCAAGAGGAACCCGCCAGCGCTGAGATTAGCGGATTTGGCAACGGCTCAGGCCAGGCCGCTTCAGAATATGACAGGCTTCCCGGCGCTGGCCAGCCCTCCCGCCCACTCCCAACTCCGCGCTACAGCCACGCACCTCCGCCCTCGGGACCTGAGCGCTGACCCCGGCGTGGCCATCACTCCGCTCGGACCGGAGCACATGGCTCAGGCGAGCGCTCTCGGCCtcagccctccctcccaggcGCTCCCGGCACAGCCCGAGGCGCCGGCGGCCGCCGCCCGCGCTGCAGCCTCGGTCGCGCACCCCGGCGCCTGCACCTACCCCGGTGGCGGGGGCAGCAGCCGCGCGCAGCCCtccgcgcccccgcccccagcccctcctcttcctccctccccttcaccccctcctccttcccctccccctccttctgccctctcGGGCTACACCACCACCGAcagtggcggcggcggcagcagcggcaaAGGCCACAGCAGGGACTTCGTCCTCCGGAGGGACCTTTCCGCCACGGCCCCCGCGGCGGCCATGCACGGGGTCCCGCTTGGAGGGGAGCAGCGGTCTGGCACGGGCTCCCCCCAGCACTCGGCCCCGCCTCCCCACTCCGCCGGCATGTTCATCTCGGCCAGCGGCACCTACGCGGGCCCGGACGGCAGCGGCGGCGGGGGCCCGGCGCTCTTCCCTGCGCTGCACGACGCTCCGGGAACCCCCGGCGGCCACCCGCACCCGCTCAACGGCCAGATGCGCCTGGGGctggcggcggcagcggcagccgCCGCGGCTGAGCTGTACGGCCGCACCGAGCCGCCCTTCGCGCCGCGCTCCGGGGATGCGCACTACGGGGCGGTGGCGGCAGCTGCAGCCGCCGCCCTGCACGGCTACGGAGCCGTGAACTTAAATCTGAACCTGGCGGCCGCGGCCGCTGCTGCGGCGGCCGGGCCGGGGCCCCACCTGCAGCACCACGCGCCGCCCCCggcgccaccgccgccgccgccggcgccCGCGCAGCACCCGCACCAgcaccac ccccacctcccaggggcGGCCGGGGCCTTCCTGCGCTACATGCGGCAGCCAATCAAGCAGGAGCTCATCTGCAAGTGGATCGACCCCGAAGAGCTGgccgggccgccgccgccgccgccgccgccaccgcccccgGCCGGCGGCGCCAAGCCCTGCTCGAAAACTTTCGGCACCATGCACGAGCTGGTGAACCACGTCACGGTGGAGCACGTGGGCGGCCCCGAGCAAAGCAACCACGTCTGCTTCTGGGAGGACTGTCCACGCGAGGGCAAGCCCTTCAAGGCCAAATACAAGCTCATCAACCACATCCGCGTGCACACCGGCGAGaagccctttccctgccccttcccggGCTGCGGCAAGGTCTTCGCGCGCTCCGAAAACCTCAAGATCCACAAGCGCACTCATACAG GGGAGAAGCCTTTCAAATGTGAATTTGATGGCTGTGACAGGAAGTTTGCCAACAGCAGCGATCGGAAGAAACATTCTCACGTCCACACCAGCGATAAGCCCTACTACTGCAAGATCCGAGGCTGTGACAAGTCCTACACTCACCCCAGCTCTCTGAGGAAGCACATGAAGATTCACTGCAAGTCCCCGCCACCTTCTCCAGGAGCCCTTGGTTACTCATCAGTGGGGACTCCAGTGGGTGCCCCCTTGTCCCCTGTGCTGGACCCAACCAGGAGTCGCTCTAGCACTCTGTCCCCTCAGGTGACCAACCTCAATGAGTGGTACGTTTGCCAGGCCAGTGGAGCCCCCAGCCACCTTCACACACCTTCCAGCAACGGAACCACTTCGGAATCTGAAGACGAGGAGATGTATGGGAACTCCGAAGCTGCGCGGACGATACATTAG
- the ZIC2 gene encoding zinc finger protein ZIC 2 isoform X2, translated as MLLDAGPQFPAIGVGSFARHHHHSAAAAAAAAAEMQDRELSLAAAQNGFVDSAAAHMGAFKLNPGAHELSPGQSSAFTSQGPGAYPGSAAAAAAAAALGPHAAHVGSYSGPPFNSTRDFLFRSRGFGDSAPGGGQHGLFGPGAGGLHHAHSDAQGHLLFPGLPEQHGPHGSQNVLNGQMRLGLPGEVFGRSEQYRQVASPRTDPYSAAQLHNQYGPMNMNMGMNMAAAAAHHHHHHHHPGAFFRYMRQQCIKQELICKWIDPEQLSNPKKSCNKTFSTMHELVTHVSVEHVGGPEQSNHVCFWEECPREGKPFKAKYKLVNHIRVHTGEKPFPCPFPGCGKVFARSENLKIHKRTHTGEKPFQCEFEGCDRRFANSSDRKKHMHVHTSDKPYLCKMCDKSYTHPSSLRKHMKVHESSPQGSESSPAASSGYESSTPPGLVSPSAEPQSSSNLSPAAAAAAAAAGHSGLSSNFNEWYV; from the exons ATGCTCCTGGACGCGGGGCCGCAGTTCCCGGCCATCGGGGTGGGCAGCTTCGCGCGCCACCATCACCACtcggccgcggcggcggcggcggcggctgccgAGATGCAGGACCGCGAACTGAGCCTGGCCGCGGCGCAGAACGGCTTCGTGGACTCGGCGGCCGCGCACATGGGCGCCTTCAAGCTCAACCCAGGCGCGCACGAGCTGTCCCCCGGCCAGAGCTCGGCGTTCACGTCGCAGGGCCCCGGCGCCTACCCCGGCTCTGCGGCGGctgccgccgcagccgccgcgcTTGGGCCCCATGCCGCGCACGTCGGCTCCTACTCTGGGCCGCCTTTCAACTCCACCCGGGACTTCCTGTTCCGCAGCCGCGGCTTCGGGGACTCGGCGCCGGGCGGCGGGCAGCACGGGCTGTTTGGGCCAGGAGCGGGCGGCCTGCACCATGCGCACTCGGACGCGCAGGGCCACCTCCTCTTCCCCGGCCTCCCGGAGCAGCACGGGCCGCACGGCTCGCAGAATGTGCTCAACGGGCAGATGCGCCTGGGGCTGCCCGGCGAGGTGTTCGGGCGCTCGGAGCAGTACCGCCAGGTGGCCAGCCCGCGGACCGACCCCTACTCGGCGGCGCAGCTCCACAACCAGTACGGTCCCATGAATATGAACATGGGTATGAACATGGCAGCGGCCGcggcccaccaccaccaccaccaccaccaccctggtGCCTTTTTCCGCTACATGCGGCAGCAGTGCATCAAGCAGGAGCTCATCTGCAAGTGGATCGACCCCGAGCAGCTGAGCAACCCCAAGAAGAGCTGCAACAAAACTTTCAGCACCATGCACGAGCTGGTGACCCACGTTTCCGTGGAGCACGTTGGCGGCCCGGAGCAGAGCAACCACGTCTGCTTCTGGGAGGAGTGTCCGCGCGAGGGCAAACCCTTCAAGGCCAAATACAAACTGGTCAACCACATCCGCGTGCACACAGGCGAGaaacccttcccctgccccttcccggGCTGCGGCAAGGTCTTCGCGCGCTCCGAGAACCTCAAGATCCACAAAAGGACCCACACAG GGGAGAAGCCCTTCCAGTGTGAGTTCGAGGGCTGCGACCGGCGCTTCGCGAACAGCAGCGACAGGAAGAAGCACATGCACGTCCACACCTCCGATAAGCCCTATCTGTGCAAGATGTGCGACAAGTCTTACACGCACCCCAGCTCACTGCGGAAACACATGAAG GTCCATGAGTCCTCCCCGCAGGGCTCGGAGTCCTCCCCGGCCGCCAGCTCGGGCTACGAGTCGTCCACTCCGCCGGGGCTGGTGTCCCCCAGCGCCGAGCCCCAGAGCAGCTCTAACCTCTCcccggcggcagcggcggcggcggcggcggc GGGCCACAGCGGCCTCTCCTCCAACTTCAATGAATGGTACGTGTGA